One Dokdonia sp. Dokd-P16 genomic window carries:
- a CDS encoding alpha/beta hydrolase family protein: MKALFTLILGFLIALTSYSQEITGDWTGTVNFQGQTLDFAFHIQEENSAIATTMDIPSQGLMAGKAATTTFTNDTLVATFPDFNITYKGAFENDSFTGNIIQNNFPVALNLERGVITLNRPQQPKAPFNYTTKEIVFKNKEDDVQLAGTLTLPNYIKNPPVAIIISGSGPQNRDGDMFGHQLYYVLADYLTTQGIAVFRYDERGVGQSTGTFKTAGIDEFTRDATAALNYLKKRSYLKESKFGFIGHSIGGIIAPQIAATNDDVDFTVMLAGPGIDGDQLMLSQKAALERLLNVPEAQIQQGQEIVGLAYEIIVNAPEDHKDLKNEVNAALLNKLGPNVPAQQVASITNQITTPEIISLLRTKPSTYLSKIKTPIIAMNGKKDSQVPYEENLEAIKEAFASSNNERTRTVAFEGLNHLFQESTTGALTEYSEIEQTMAPKALALIAKWIKEETIR, from the coding sequence ATGAAAGCTTTATTTACACTCATCCTAGGTTTTTTAATTGCGCTTACCTCCTACTCACAAGAAATTACTGGCGACTGGACAGGCACCGTAAACTTTCAAGGACAAACGCTAGACTTTGCCTTTCACATTCAAGAAGAAAATAGCGCTATTGCCACCACAATGGATATCCCAAGCCAAGGGCTTATGGCAGGAAAAGCAGCAACCACTACGTTTACAAACGATACACTCGTTGCGACTTTTCCAGATTTTAATATCACATATAAAGGTGCTTTTGAAAATGATAGCTTTACGGGTAATATTATCCAGAACAACTTTCCCGTAGCACTCAACCTCGAGCGTGGTGTGATCACATTAAACAGACCACAACAACCGAAGGCTCCCTTTAACTACACCACAAAAGAAATCGTTTTTAAAAATAAGGAGGACGATGTCCAACTTGCCGGTACACTCACACTCCCTAATTATATTAAGAATCCTCCCGTAGCTATTATCATAAGTGGTAGCGGCCCGCAGAATAGAGATGGAGATATGTTTGGCCACCAGCTATATTACGTACTCGCAGATTACCTCACCACGCAAGGGATTGCAGTTTTTAGATATGACGAGCGCGGCGTGGGACAATCTACTGGAACTTTTAAAACAGCAGGTATCGATGAGTTTACGAGAGATGCAACTGCTGCACTTAACTATCTTAAAAAACGCTCTTATCTCAAAGAGTCAAAATTTGGTTTTATAGGTCATAGCATCGGAGGGATTATTGCTCCGCAAATTGCAGCAACTAATGATGATGTAGATTTTACAGTCATGCTCGCAGGACCTGGAATAGATGGCGACCAACTCATGCTCTCACAAAAAGCAGCACTAGAACGGTTACTTAATGTACCAGAAGCACAAATACAACAAGGACAAGAAATCGTGGGCCTCGCTTATGAGATTATTGTAAATGCGCCAGAAGATCATAAAGATTTAAAAAATGAAGTAAATGCAGCTCTACTCAACAAACTTGGCCCTAATGTACCCGCACAGCAAGTAGCATCCATCACAAATCAAATCACCACTCCCGAAATTATAAGCCTACTGAGAACCAAGCCAAGTACATATTTAAGTAAAATCAAAACTCCTATTATCGCAATGAATGGTAAAAAGGATTCCCAAGTTCCTTATGAAGAGAATCTAGAAGCTATAAAAGAAGCTTTTGCATCTAGTAATAATGAGCGTACAAGAACGGTAGCCTTTGAAGGGCTTAATCATCTTTTTCAAGAAAGTACTACTGGCGCGTTAACTGAATACTCAGAAATAGAGCAAACCATGGCTCCAAAGGCACTAGCCCTCATTGCAAAGTGGATCAAGGAAGAAACGATACGATAA
- the ychF gene encoding redox-regulated ATPase YchF, producing the protein MKAGIVGLPNVGKSTLFNCLSNAKAQSANYPFCTIEPNVGVVNVPDERLSKLEELVKPERVVPATVEIVDIAGLVKGASKGEGLGNQFLGNIRETDAIIHVLRCFDNDNIVHVDGSVDPIRDKETIDIELQLKDLETTDKKLEKVKRASRTGNKEAQAEEAVLLKIKAGLEAGVSVRAIDIDDDARDEFVKPLQFITDKPVMYVCNVDEGAAVNGNEYVTKVREAVKEENAEVVVLAVGTEADITELDDYEERQMFLADIGLEEPGSAVLIRGAYKLLNQQTYFTAGVKEVRAWTVNIGATGPQAAGVIHTDFEKGFIRAEVIQYEDFVTYGSESKVREAGKLAVQGKEYIVKDGDVMHFLFNV; encoded by the coding sequence ATGAAAGCTGGAATCGTAGGATTACCTAACGTAGGGAAGTCAACCCTTTTTAACTGTCTGTCTAATGCCAAAGCGCAAAGTGCAAACTATCCGTTTTGTACTATAGAGCCTAACGTAGGTGTGGTAAATGTACCAGATGAACGTCTGTCAAAACTTGAAGAGCTTGTAAAGCCTGAGCGTGTAGTCCCTGCTACGGTAGAGATTGTAGATATCGCAGGTCTTGTAAAAGGAGCAAGTAAAGGCGAAGGACTAGGAAATCAATTTCTAGGAAACATACGTGAGACAGATGCCATTATACACGTGCTACGTTGTTTTGACAACGATAACATTGTACACGTAGATGGAAGTGTAGATCCTATAAGAGATAAGGAAACGATAGATATCGAGCTACAGCTTAAAGATCTTGAGACTACAGATAAGAAACTCGAAAAAGTAAAAAGAGCATCTCGTACTGGTAATAAAGAAGCGCAAGCAGAAGAAGCGGTGCTTTTAAAAATAAAAGCAGGACTAGAAGCAGGCGTGTCTGTACGAGCAATTGATATAGATGATGATGCGAGAGACGAATTTGTAAAACCATTACAATTTATAACAGACAAGCCAGTGATGTACGTATGTAACGTAGATGAAGGCGCTGCGGTAAATGGAAATGAGTATGTAACAAAGGTACGCGAGGCTGTAAAAGAAGAAAATGCAGAGGTAGTAGTACTTGCTGTAGGTACAGAGGCAGATATTACAGAGCTAGATGATTATGAAGAGCGCCAGATGTTTCTTGCAGATATAGGTCTTGAAGAGCCAGGAAGTGCTGTCTTAATACGTGGAGCTTATAAGTTATTAAACCAGCAAACATACTTTACAGCAGGTGTAAAAGAAGTACGTGCATGGACGGTAAACATAGGAGCAACTGGGCCACAAGCGGCAGGAGTAATCCACACAGACTTTGAGAAAGGCTTTATACGTGCAGAGGTAATACAATATGAAGATTTTGTAACCTATGGTAGCGAGTCAAAAGTACGCGAGGCTGGAAAGCTAGCAGTACAAGGAAAAGAATACATTGTTAAGGATGGAGATGTAATGCATTTCTTATTTAACGTATAA
- a CDS encoding M16 family metallopeptidase, translating into MKNLKTAAFVLMAGAFVVTSCKDNASGDKAQAADAKLSIDYEKYELENGLDVILHQDSSDPIVSLAIQYAVGSNREKTGRTGFAHLFEHMLFQESENVPQDQFFKTVQDAGGTLNGGTWKDGTIYYETVPNNALETVLWLESDRMGFLINTVTESAFENQQEVVQNEKRQRVDNNPYGHTGWVLDKNIYPEGHPYNWQVIGELEDLQNATVADVKEFYDKFYGPNNATLVLAGDFKTEDAKALIEKYFGEIKKRQEVAPLEPQPVTIAETKKLYHEDNFAQAPQLHRVYPTVQQYTDDAYALDFLAEILASGKKAPLYKILVKEKDLTSRTTAYNNSQEIAGEFHVIITANSGVDLDQIEAAIDEGLAKFEAEGVTDKDVERIKAGLETGFYNGISSVNGKAFQLASYNVFAGEPDFIEKDIENIKAVTKEDVMRVYNTYVKGKPYVQTSFVPKGQLNLIVENSVKADVVEEEIKENVTKVVEDEVTEVVKTPSKIDRATPPSVGEAPALKIPSSWEAELSNGIEVYGISQNEIPTVNFNLVIEGGHLLDNINKNGVANLMTDIMMEGTANKTPEQLEEAIELLGASINMFTSREAITIQGNTLTRNFAATMDLIEEILFEPRWDEEELGRIKTATINGIKRSAANPNAVASNVYNKVLYGEDHIFSYPTSGTEESVNSITMQDLKDFYNTNFSPSVSRFHIVGKIDKADALAALKDLESKWEAKEVTIPEYPVANNRDKSSLLFVDIPEAKQSVINIGYIGMARTDQDFYPAEVMNYKLGGSFSGSVNLILREEKGYTYGARTYFNGSKLPGTFTASSSVRTNTTGESVEIFRDEIKKYKEGISEEDLAFTKNALIKSNARRFETQFALLGMLQERSAYDLPTDYIEKEEDVIRNMTLEQHKALANKYLDENKMAYLVVGDAATQFAQFKKMGFDEVKMLDKDGNEVDLKNVKQ; encoded by the coding sequence ATGAAAAACTTAAAAACAGCTGCATTTGTCCTTATGGCAGGAGCCTTTGTTGTTACCTCGTGTAAAGACAATGCTAGTGGCGACAAGGCACAAGCAGCAGATGCAAAACTCTCGATAGACTATGAAAAATACGAACTTGAAAACGGACTAGACGTGATCCTGCATCAAGATAGTAGTGATCCTATTGTATCACTTGCCATACAATATGCCGTAGGTTCTAACCGTGAGAAGACTGGACGTACTGGTTTTGCACACCTTTTTGAGCATATGCTCTTTCAAGAATCTGAAAATGTACCACAAGATCAGTTCTTTAAAACGGTGCAAGATGCCGGAGGAACTTTAAATGGAGGTACCTGGAAGGATGGAACAATCTATTATGAAACAGTGCCTAATAACGCACTAGAAACTGTACTATGGTTAGAATCTGACCGTATGGGATTCTTGATTAATACGGTAACAGAATCTGCTTTTGAAAATCAGCAGGAGGTGGTTCAGAATGAAAAAAGACAACGTGTAGATAACAATCCTTATGGTCACACGGGATGGGTACTAGATAAAAATATCTATCCTGAAGGTCACCCATATAACTGGCAGGTAATAGGCGAACTAGAGGATCTTCAGAATGCAACCGTAGCAGATGTAAAAGAATTTTATGACAAGTTTTATGGTCCTAACAACGCGACACTCGTACTTGCAGGAGATTTTAAAACGGAAGATGCAAAGGCGCTTATTGAGAAGTATTTTGGAGAGATCAAAAAACGCCAAGAGGTAGCTCCACTTGAGCCACAGCCAGTAACCATTGCCGAAACTAAGAAACTGTACCACGAGGATAACTTTGCACAAGCACCACAGTTACACCGTGTGTACCCAACAGTGCAGCAGTATACAGATGATGCCTACGCATTAGATTTCTTAGCTGAAATTCTTGCTAGCGGTAAAAAAGCTCCTTTATATAAGATTCTTGTAAAAGAAAAAGATCTTACTTCAAGAACAACGGCTTACAATAATAGTCAAGAGATTGCAGGAGAATTTCACGTGATCATCACTGCAAATAGCGGTGTAGATCTTGATCAGATTGAAGCGGCAATAGATGAAGGTCTTGCAAAATTTGAAGCAGAAGGCGTTACAGATAAAGATGTAGAACGTATCAAAGCAGGTCTTGAGACTGGTTTTTACAACGGCATAAGCAGTGTAAACGGTAAAGCGTTCCAACTAGCAAGCTATAATGTATTTGCTGGTGAGCCAGATTTTATTGAAAAAGATATTGAGAATATCAAAGCAGTTACAAAGGAAGATGTAATGCGCGTGTATAACACTTACGTAAAAGGGAAGCCATACGTTCAAACGAGTTTTGTACCTAAAGGTCAACTTAATCTTATTGTAGAAAACTCTGTTAAAGCAGACGTTGTTGAAGAAGAAATAAAAGAGAATGTAACTAAGGTAGTAGAAGACGAAGTTACAGAAGTAGTAAAAACACCATCTAAAATTGATCGCGCCACGCCTCCATCTGTAGGAGAAGCACCAGCGCTTAAAATTCCAAGTTCATGGGAAGCAGAGCTTTCTAATGGTATTGAAGTGTATGGTATTTCTCAAAATGAGATTCCTACAGTAAACTTTAACCTCGTTATAGAAGGTGGTCACTTACTTGATAATATCAATAAAAATGGGGTTGCAAACCTTATGACAGATATTATGATGGAAGGAACTGCAAATAAAACTCCTGAGCAGCTAGAAGAAGCGATAGAATTACTAGGAGCAAGTATCAATATGTTTACTTCTCGTGAGGCGATTACCATCCAAGGAAATACCCTTACTCGTAACTTTGCCGCTACCATGGATCTTATAGAAGAAATTTTATTTGAGCCTAGATGGGATGAGGAAGAACTAGGACGTATCAAGACCGCTACTATTAACGGTATTAAGCGTAGTGCTGCAAATCCTAATGCAGTAGCAAGTAATGTATATAACAAAGTATTATACGGTGAAGATCATATCTTTTCTTACCCTACAAGCGGTACAGAGGAGTCTGTTAATAGCATCACGATGCAAGATCTAAAGGATTTTTATAATACTAATTTCTCTCCTTCGGTAAGTCGTTTTCATATCGTAGGAAAAATTGATAAAGCAGATGCACTAGCTGCACTTAAAGACCTTGAGTCTAAGTGGGAAGCAAAAGAAGTAACAATCCCAGAATATCCAGTAGCAAATAATAGAGATAAATCCTCACTCCTATTTGTTGACATTCCAGAAGCAAAGCAATCTGTGATTAACATAGGATACATAGGAATGGCTCGTACAGACCAAGACTTTTACCCTGCCGAAGTAATGAACTACAAACTAGGAGGATCTTTCTCTGGGTCTGTAAATCTTATCTTACGTGAAGAAAAAGGATATACTTACGGAGCGCGTACTTACTTTAACGGTTCTAAGCTTCCTGGTACATTTACTGCTTCTTCTAGCGTGCGTACGAATACTACTGGAGAATCTGTGGAGATTTTTAGAGATGAGATCAAAAAGTATAAAGAAGGAATCTCTGAGGAGGATCTTGCTTTTACAAAAAATGCACTCATTAAATCTAATGCGCGTCGTTTTGAGACACAATTTGCATTATTAGGAATGCTGCAAGAGCGTAGCGCTTATGATCTTCCTACAGACTACATTGAGAAAGAGGAAGACGTAATACGTAATATGACATTAGAGCAGCACAAAGCGCTTGCAAATAAATATCTTGATGAAAACAAGATGGCTTACCTTGTAGTAGGTGATGCTGCAACACAATTTGCACAGTTCAAAAAAATGGGCTTTGACGAAGTAAAAATGCTAGACAAAGATGGAAACGAAGTAGACCTTAAGAACGTCAAGCAATAG
- a CDS encoding alpha/beta hydrolase has product MKKLKKPLIILFIVANLYAILCGGLYFFQDNLIFHPQQLPQDYYFDFEYPAEEVWLDAQDGARLHGLNFQVDEAKGTILYFHGNASSLARWGEIVQFFVKKQYNVVVMDYRQYGKSGGALTEQNLYDDSLLWYAFAKAQYSTTPIISYGRSLGTTFATYVAAKETVSQLVLETPFYSIENEASSRFSILPVKKLLNYEFPTYRFINDVASPITVLHGTEDEVVAYDHGKRLFDSIDQEEKALITIAEGGHNNLIEFPAYEEAIDKVLN; this is encoded by the coding sequence ATGAAAAAGCTCAAAAAACCATTGATTATATTATTTATTGTTGCAAACCTATATGCGATTCTCTGTGGAGGTCTATACTTCTTTCAAGACAATCTTATTTTTCATCCGCAGCAGTTGCCGCAGGATTATTACTTTGATTTTGAATATCCGGCAGAGGAGGTTTGGCTCGATGCTCAAGATGGAGCACGCTTACACGGACTTAACTTTCAGGTGGATGAAGCTAAAGGAACCATTTTATACTTTCACGGTAACGCTTCAAGTCTTGCTCGCTGGGGAGAGATTGTACAGTTTTTTGTCAAGAAACAATATAATGTCGTGGTGATGGATTATCGCCAGTATGGCAAGAGTGGAGGAGCGCTTACAGAGCAAAACTTATATGATGATAGTTTGTTGTGGTACGCTTTCGCGAAAGCGCAATATTCCACAACCCCAATAATCAGCTACGGTAGAAGTCTTGGGACAACCTTTGCGACCTATGTGGCAGCTAAAGAAACTGTGAGCCAACTCGTACTAGAAACCCCATTTTATAGTATAGAGAACGAGGCAAGTTCAAGATTTTCAATTCTTCCAGTCAAGAAATTACTCAATTATGAATTTCCTACCTATCGATTTATTAATGATGTAGCATCTCCTATTACAGTGCTTCATGGTACAGAAGACGAAGTGGTCGCATACGATCACGGAAAGCGATTATTTGACAGCATAGATCAAGAAGAAAAGGCATTGATTACTATTGCAGAAGGTGGACATAATAACCTCATTGAGTTTCCTGCTTATGAGGAAGCTATAGATAAGGTTCTTAATTAA
- a CDS encoding BLUF domain-containing protein: protein MKSVYTICYFSKASEDLSEEEIQEIFDHTNERNNERGVRGILLHSFGNFFQVLEGDEAYLTSLYDTKIKHDTRHHSVFEVINKESPKSLFEEYNSRFQTIENREQLDEIKAYLKVHSIQSTTSDKLSRLLRSFIILD from the coding sequence ATGAAATCTGTGTACACCATCTGTTACTTTAGTAAAGCCTCTGAGGATCTATCTGAAGAAGAAATTCAAGAAATCTTTGATCATACTAACGAGCGCAATAATGAGCGTGGTGTACGCGGTATACTACTACACTCTTTTGGTAATTTCTTTCAAGTATTAGAAGGTGACGAAGCGTATCTCACTAGCTTATACGATACTAAAATCAAACATGATACGCGTCACCACAGCGTGTTTGAAGTGATTAATAAAGAAAGTCCTAAATCACTTTTTGAAGAATACAACTCGCGTTTTCAAACTATTGAAAATAGAGAGCAGCTGGATGAGATCAAAGCGTATCTAAAAGTACACTCGATACAATCTACTACATCAGATAAACTTTCACGTCTTTTACGATCTTTTATCATACTTGACTAA